From a region of the Streptomyces sp. NBC_01454 genome:
- a CDS encoding ROK family transcriptional regulator — protein METPGSQSSLHRANLERVVRAVRMAGSLTQAEIARSTGLSAATVSNIVRELKDGGTVEVTPTSAGGRRARSVSLSGDAGIVVGVDFGHSHLRVAVGNLAHQVLAEQAEPIDVDASAAEGFDRAEQLVNRLIEATGIGAGKVIGVGLGVPGPIDVESGTLGSTAILPGWSGTNPSRELSGRLGVPVYVDNDANLGALGELVWGGGRGASDLAYIKVASGVGAGLVISGQIYRGPGGTAGEIGHITLDESGPVCRCGNRGCLETFTAARYVLPLLQPSHGPDLTMARVVQLAREGDPGCRRVIADVGRHIGSGVANLCNLLNPSRVVLGGDLAEAGELVLAPIRESVSRYAIPSAARQLGIVPGTLGGRAEVLGALALVLSEMGDSSLLDGGQPADAPALA, from the coding sequence ATGGAGACTCCGGGGTCGCAGTCCTCGCTGCACCGGGCCAATCTGGAGCGGGTCGTCCGCGCGGTGCGGATGGCGGGCTCGCTCACCCAGGCGGAGATCGCCCGGAGCACGGGGCTGTCCGCGGCCACCGTTTCCAACATCGTTCGTGAGTTGAAGGACGGTGGGACCGTTGAGGTGACACCGACCTCGGCGGGCGGGCGGCGGGCGCGCAGCGTCTCGCTCTCCGGCGACGCGGGCATCGTCGTGGGGGTCGATTTCGGGCACTCCCATCTGCGGGTGGCGGTCGGCAACCTCGCCCATCAGGTGCTCGCCGAGCAGGCCGAGCCGATCGATGTGGACGCCTCCGCCGCGGAGGGCTTCGACCGGGCGGAACAGCTGGTCAACCGGCTGATCGAGGCCACCGGGATCGGCGCCGGCAAGGTCATCGGCGTCGGGCTCGGCGTACCCGGGCCCATCGACGTGGAATCCGGGACCCTGGGCTCGACGGCGATCCTGCCCGGCTGGTCGGGGACGAACCCGAGCCGCGAGCTGTCCGGGCGCCTGGGGGTGCCCGTCTACGTCGACAACGACGCCAACCTGGGCGCGCTGGGCGAGCTGGTGTGGGGCGGCGGCCGCGGGGCCTCCGACCTGGCGTACATCAAGGTCGCCAGCGGGGTCGGCGCCGGACTGGTGATCAGCGGCCAGATCTACCGCGGACCGGGCGGTACGGCGGGCGAGATCGGGCACATCACGCTGGACGAGTCCGGTCCGGTGTGCCGCTGCGGCAACCGTGGCTGCCTGGAGACCTTCACCGCGGCCCGGTACGTCCTCCCGCTGCTGCAGCCGAGTCACGGCCCGGACCTGACCATGGCGCGGGTGGTGCAGCTGGCCCGTGAGGGTGACCCCGGCTGCCGGCGGGTCATTGCGGACGTAGGCCGTCATATCGGCAGTGGTGTGGCGAATCTGTGCAATCTGCTCAATCCCAGCCGGGTGGTGCTCGGCGGTGATCTCGCCGAGGCCGGTGAACTGGTCCTCGCGCCGATCCGGGAGTCGGTGTCGCGCTACGCCATCCCCAGTGCGGCACGGCAGTTGGGGATCGTCCCCGGCACCCTCGGCGGCCGTGCCGAGGTGCTGGGCGCGCTGGCGCTGGTGCTGAGCGAGATGGGCGATTCCTCCCTGCTGGACGGCGGACAGCCGGCGGACGCCCCGGCCCTAGCGTGA
- a CDS encoding carbohydrate ABC transporter permease, translated as MTTETNAVEKLPAVAGRRSEGRKGAGTSRGGAERGVLNVFSHGMLIVWALMVGMPLLWVLWSSFKSSGDILSTPWSLPDRLHFENWSNAWEKANIGKMFLNTLIVVGGSVTGTMVLGSMAGYVLARFTFPGNRVIYYLFVAGMSFPVFMLVIPLFFVMRDFPGIPLLATYQGLIAVYIAYSLPFTVFFMTSFFRTLPSSVAEAAMIDGASHARTFFQVMLPMAKPGLISIGIFNFLGQWNQYLLPMVLNQDEDKYVLTQGLANIALQQGYEGDWGGLMAGMMIAMLPVLLVYFIFQRQVQAGLTAGAIK; from the coding sequence ATGACGACGGAAACCAATGCGGTGGAGAAGCTGCCGGCGGTGGCCGGGCGGCGGTCCGAAGGCAGAAAGGGCGCCGGGACATCACGCGGAGGCGCCGAGCGCGGCGTGCTCAACGTCTTCTCGCACGGCATGCTCATCGTGTGGGCGCTGATGGTGGGCATGCCGCTGCTGTGGGTGCTGTGGAGCTCGTTCAAGAGCAGCGGGGACATTCTGAGCACGCCCTGGTCGCTGCCGGACCGGCTGCACTTCGAGAACTGGAGCAACGCCTGGGAGAAGGCGAACATCGGCAAGATGTTCCTCAACACCCTGATCGTGGTGGGCGGTTCGGTCACCGGGACGATGGTGCTCGGCTCCATGGCGGGCTACGTCCTTGCGCGGTTCACCTTCCCGGGCAACCGCGTCATCTATTACCTCTTCGTGGCCGGGATGTCCTTCCCGGTGTTCATGCTGGTCATCCCGCTGTTCTTCGTGATGCGCGACTTCCCCGGGATTCCGCTGCTGGCCACCTACCAGGGCCTGATCGCGGTGTACATCGCCTACTCGCTGCCGTTCACCGTCTTCTTCATGACGTCCTTCTTCCGCACCCTGCCGAGCTCGGTGGCGGAGGCGGCGATGATCGACGGTGCCTCGCACGCCAGGACGTTCTTCCAGGTGATGCTGCCGATGGCCAAGCCCGGCCTGATCAGCATCGGGATCTTCAACTTCCTGGGGCAGTGGAATCAGTATCTGCTGCCGATGGTCCTCAACCAGGACGAGGACAAATACGTGTTGACGCAGGGTCTGGCCAACATCGCGCTGCAGCAGGGCTATGAGGGGGACTGGGGCGGGCTGATGGCCGGCATGATGATCGCGATGCTGCCGGTGCTGCTGGTGTACTTCATCTTCCAGCGCCAGGTGCAGGCGGGGCTGACGGCGGGGGCGATCAAGTAG
- a CDS encoding carbohydrate ABC transporter permease, with protein MQHGKYRFIVGFLALPLLVYAIFVISPFVQAFQISTTEWSGLRGAAKNIGLGNYDKLLHSDEFWNALQHNVIMLVLVPLATLALGLFFAFMLNVGGRARRGALITGVRGASFYKFVYFFPQVISITIISVIWFNIYNPDPHDGMLNSLLGAVGLDSLQSSWLGERSIALACIMVVMVWANVGFYVVLFSAAMASIPREIYEASLLDGANRLHTFFRITLPLLWDTVQTGWVYMGIIAMDAFALVQIMSVNMGGPDGATDVVPLRLYQTAFRDSQFGYAAAMGVAMLVVTLLFAVLTMRFARRERIEF; from the coding sequence ATGCAACACGGCAAGTACCGATTCATCGTGGGGTTCCTGGCCCTGCCTCTGCTGGTCTACGCGATCTTTGTGATCTCGCCGTTCGTCCAGGCATTCCAGATCTCGACCACGGAATGGAGCGGCCTGCGGGGCGCCGCCAAGAACATCGGTCTGGGCAACTACGACAAGCTGCTGCACAGCGACGAGTTCTGGAACGCGCTCCAGCACAACGTCATCATGCTGGTGCTGGTCCCCCTCGCCACCCTCGCCCTGGGGCTGTTCTTCGCCTTCATGCTCAATGTCGGTGGCCGGGCCCGCCGCGGCGCCCTCATCACCGGTGTCCGCGGGGCCTCGTTCTACAAATTCGTCTACTTCTTCCCACAGGTCATCTCGATCACCATCATCTCGGTGATCTGGTTCAACATCTACAACCCGGATCCGCACGACGGCATGCTCAACTCGCTGCTCGGCGCGGTGGGTCTGGATTCGCTGCAGAGTTCCTGGCTGGGTGAACGCAGCATCGCTCTCGCCTGCATCATGGTGGTGATGGTCTGGGCGAATGTCGGCTTCTACGTCGTGCTCTTCTCCGCCGCCATGGCCTCCATTCCGCGGGAGATCTACGAGGCCTCGCTGCTGGACGGGGCCAACCGGCTCCACACGTTCTTCCGGATCACCCTGCCGCTGCTGTGGGACACCGTGCAGACCGGCTGGGTCTATATGGGCATCATCGCGATGGACGCCTTCGCCCTGGTGCAGATCATGTCGGTGAACATGGGCGGGCCGGACGGCGCCACCGATGTCGTGCCGCTGCGGCTCTACCAAACCGCTTTCCGTGACAGCCAGTTCGGCTATGCGGCGGCGATGGGTGTCGCCATGCTCGTCGTCACGCTGTTGTTCGCCGTCCTCACGATGCGCTTCGCGCGCCGTGAGCGGATCGAGTTCTAG
- the ngcE gene encoding N-acetylglucosamine/diacetylchitobiose ABC transporter substrate-binding protein, which produces MGSTSSFNRRDLVKRAAALGIIAVPAMGTLSACATGGGGGNDGNDGNDGKGAKNKGATSAKNPLGVKKGAALEAFIFKGGLGDQYAKDAEADYDKTYGVTVKHTGTQQVGPKLQPRFAGGNPPDIIDNSGADHLDMNKLSAQGQLQDLTELLDAPSLDDPKKKVRDTLYPSTLEKGKHKDAFDVFYYAFTVYGTWYSHKLLKDKGWAYPTSFDDMIKLCGDIKKTGVAPWTYPGKYPYYVHFNMFAQIAKIGGLDKWIAIDNLEPRAWTSNDAVKQVVEHYAELAAKGYFLQGSQGLTHIQSQTAWTRGKAVFIPNGSWVENEAAPTTPKDFDMAVGPLFNGGSGDKMPHGTLRAEPSEPFIVAKDGKNPVGGMELLRILLSKKHAQNFATKVRSLTAVKGATEGMRLSPGLSSAAEAVTAGGRNLLMIQLQEWYPKLTDEKLGGLTSQLLTGDMKAAEWIKKAQQYADEFAKDDSVTKFHREA; this is translated from the coding sequence ATGGGATCCACCTCTTCATTCAACCGTCGCGATCTGGTCAAACGAGCCGCTGCCCTGGGAATCATCGCCGTACCGGCGATGGGAACGCTGTCGGCGTGTGCCACCGGAGGCGGTGGCGGCAACGACGGCAACGACGGCAACGACGGCAAAGGGGCCAAGAACAAGGGCGCGACCTCGGCGAAGAATCCGCTGGGCGTGAAGAAGGGCGCGGCCCTGGAGGCGTTCATCTTCAAGGGCGGACTGGGCGACCAGTACGCCAAGGACGCCGAGGCCGACTATGACAAGACCTATGGCGTCACCGTCAAGCACACCGGCACGCAGCAGGTCGGACCGAAGCTGCAGCCGCGCTTCGCCGGCGGAAACCCCCCGGACATCATCGACAATTCCGGTGCCGACCATCTGGACATGAACAAGCTGTCCGCACAGGGCCAGTTGCAGGATCTGACGGAGCTGCTCGACGCACCCTCGCTGGACGATCCGAAGAAGAAGGTCCGGGACACGCTTTATCCCAGCACCCTGGAAAAGGGCAAGCACAAGGATGCGTTCGATGTCTTCTACTACGCGTTCACGGTCTATGGCACGTGGTATTCCCACAAGCTGTTGAAGGACAAGGGCTGGGCGTACCCGACCTCGTTCGACGACATGATCAAGCTCTGCGGCGATATCAAGAAGACGGGTGTGGCGCCCTGGACGTACCCGGGCAAGTACCCGTACTACGTCCACTTCAATATGTTCGCGCAGATCGCCAAGATCGGCGGTCTCGACAAATGGATCGCCATCGACAACCTGGAGCCCAGGGCCTGGACGTCGAACGACGCGGTCAAGCAGGTCGTCGAGCACTATGCGGAGCTGGCCGCCAAGGGCTACTTCCTTCAGGGCAGCCAGGGCCTGACGCACATCCAGTCGCAGACCGCCTGGACCCGGGGCAAGGCCGTCTTCATCCCCAACGGTTCCTGGGTGGAGAACGAGGCCGCGCCGACCACGCCGAAGGACTTCGACATGGCCGTCGGCCCGCTGTTCAACGGCGGCAGCGGCGACAAGATGCCGCACGGCACCCTGCGCGCCGAGCCCAGCGAGCCGTTCATCGTGGCGAAGGACGGCAAGAACCCGGTCGGCGGCATGGAGCTGCTGCGCATTCTGCTCTCAAAGAAGCATGCGCAGAATTTCGCGACAAAGGTCCGGTCGCTCACCGCGGTCAAGGGCGCGACCGAAGGCATGCGGCTCTCGCCGGGGCTCTCCTCGGCCGCCGAGGCCGTCACGGCGGGGGGCCGGAACCTGCTGATGATCCAGCTGCAGGAGTGGTATCCGAAGCTGACCGACGAGAAGCTGGGCGGGCTCACCAGCCAGCTGCTGACCGGTGACATGAAGGCGGCGGAGTGGATCAAGAAGGCTCAGCAGTACGCGGACGAATTCGCCAAGGACGACTCCGTCACCAAGTTCCACCGCGAGGCCTGA